The Halostagnicola larsenii XH-48 region CCTGGGTTATGCTCAAGACCGACATGAACGTCCAGCGAAATCCGAAGCGGCGCAACTGGCGGCGTAGCGACACCGACGAGTAAGGATATCTATGAGTGCAACTGATTTCGAAGAACGTGTTGTTACCGTTCCACTGCGTGATGTCAAGAAAGGTGCGAACCACGAAGCCGCCGGTCGTGCGATGACGATCGTCCGCGAGCACCTCGCGAAACACTTCGCGGTCGACGAAGACGTCGTCCGACTCGACCCCTCGATCAACGAGGCCGTCTGGTCCGAAGGCCGGGCGAACCCGCCGCGAAAGCTTCGCGTTCGCGCCGCGCGATTCGACGAAGAGGGCGAGGTCATCGTCGAAGCCGAGGTCGCCGAGTAACTTGCTACGCGCCTCCTTCACCGGGTCCTCCTATATCGGCGTCTTCGCCCGCGCGACCGACTCGTGTCTGCTCGTTCGGCCCGATGCCGACGACGACACCGTCGACGGGCTGGCAGCCGAACTCGAGGTCGATCCGGTACGGACGACCGTCGGCGGCTCCTCGACGGTTGGAGCGCTCGCGACGGGCAACGAAAACGGCCTGCTCGTCAGCACGCGCATCCTCGAGTACGAACGCGAGGCACTCGAGGACGCTGTCGAGGTTCCCGTCGAGGAGCTTCCGGGGAGTATCAACGCTGCCGGCAACGTCGTCCTGGCGAACGATTACGGTGCGTACGTCCACCCCGACCTGCCGCGAGACGCGATTCAGGTCGTCAAAGACACCCTCGAGGTGCCGGTCGAACGCGGCGACCTCGCGGGCGTTCGGACGGTTGGGACCGCCGGCGTCGCCAACAACACGGGCGTGCTTTGTCACCCGAAGGCGACGGACGCGGAACTCGACTTGCTCGAGGAGGCACTCGATGTCCGAGCCGATGTCGGGACGATCAACTACGGCGCGCC contains the following coding sequences:
- a CDS encoding 50S ribosomal protein L39e, producing the protein MGKKSKGKKKRLAKLENQNSRVPSWVMLKTDMNVQRNPKRRNWRRSDTDE
- a CDS encoding 50S ribosomal protein L31e, with the translated sequence MSATDFEERVVTVPLRDVKKGANHEAAGRAMTIVREHLAKHFAVDEDVVRLDPSINEAVWSEGRANPPRKLRVRAARFDEEGEVIVEAEVAE
- a CDS encoding translation initiation factor IF-6, whose product is MLRASFTGSSYIGVFARATDSCLLVRPDADDDTVDGLAAELEVDPVRTTVGGSSTVGALATGNENGLLVSTRILEYEREALEDAVEVPVEELPGSINAAGNVVLANDYGAYVHPDLPRDAIQVVKDTLEVPVERGDLAGVRTVGTAGVANNTGVLCHPKATDAELDLLEEALDVRADVGTINYGAPLVGSGLLANESGYAVGEDTTGPELGRIEDALGYID